A single Sulfurimonas aquatica DNA region contains:
- a CDS encoding AAA family ATPase, whose product MTSSKTFRLFISSTFNDLQEERNILQGEVFPEIKAYCQSYGYSFEPIDLRWGVSSEAGLDHKAMQICINEVEKLVNYPKPNFLIMLGSRYGWIPAPTNIEALYFEKLLEVVEAHEKELLSKWYIKDENSIPQEYVLQAINSVLDETQDYVSTWSEVEKKIVSSILEHKHIFPSHLHIGKSATEQEIIKGVLNSAHIIQTSDDSVLCMVRNISNIGEVDDAVFLEDNREKLNDLKSRLQVCQEPKVEYCELNAKLVKKEEQFKPDKEYLEDYAIAVKRFLKEKIDNEIGQVSSQTEMLEDKIHEKFKSERAKVFIGREDILEKIQNYVESEEQSPFTIYGESGVGKSALMAKIIATMEETLGSTRVLYRFVGISELSSQPKQLIDNMIYTIESYMGDEKSVTPKDYSQSINLFIRTLNRFSELSSEKLVIVIDALDQFETKSSLEWIESQLPKNIKIILSTLPSEYGDYYGILKTKVSKKNIYKVEKLNVVETRAIVDEWLKINKKKLTQKQMEHLLALFEKNALPLYLKIIFDQALSWKSYDNDYKTLNDETLVEAIRTYFKELEVKHHHSKMLVEHTLGYLSASKNGLSEHELVSILSSDYIVMDDISNPYHKLISTSGVDKLPAAVWSRLYYDLLKYFTFVEFDGVSLISFYHRKIKECSRDYYYRTSKEFYHTNLLEYFWNQPLVHEKSSVLNFRKLSELPFHCLKSNSYSKFIELYQVDFMSKKVNAGQKENMLHELYEFVESLLNNEELNVEYKDELIEKVVHTLFSFFIEKVKDPTSQLISVEDLHATYVFKNNAKLYLKILEVLVAAKETQSEYNSNVIDSYMVAFKARKGNVLRREAKLKEANELYEEIIANDGIKKLHNLEQSTILYDVGTIAYLRGEPEKALKFLQESINAAGDGEVSRQMSLIKYGQVRFVYYRDYELFETTLGTAFEVFWKSRLENLSARRFVKNLYALYFDLYYAMEDVEKAKLYLEKFKNDETSVYKSICYIPQDKSVYESSGCTGFTPYEARINILEGNYEEAVDMFKRYIYDYMSDSDRVNIEFMAKEYFDYLKALKELNRMDEFHKECEIALKLPDEPLNEIWKREILKLKI is encoded by the coding sequence GTGACAAGTTCAAAAACATTTAGACTCTTTATAAGCTCGACATTTAACGACTTACAAGAAGAGAGAAACATACTCCAAGGTGAAGTCTTCCCTGAGATAAAAGCTTACTGTCAGTCTTACGGATACAGTTTTGAGCCTATAGATTTGCGTTGGGGTGTTAGCAGTGAGGCTGGGCTTGACCATAAAGCTATGCAGATATGTATAAACGAAGTTGAAAAGCTCGTAAACTATCCAAAACCAAACTTTTTGATAATGCTCGGAAGCAGATACGGCTGGATTCCAGCTCCTACGAACATCGAAGCACTTTACTTTGAGAAATTATTAGAGGTTGTAGAAGCTCACGAAAAAGAACTGCTCTCCAAGTGGTATATAAAAGATGAGAACAGCATTCCCCAAGAGTATGTCCTACAAGCCATAAACAGTGTACTGGACGAGACTCAAGACTATGTGAGTACCTGGAGCGAAGTAGAGAAAAAGATAGTCTCAAGTATCTTAGAACATAAACATATATTTCCTTCGCATCTTCACATAGGTAAGTCCGCAACCGAGCAAGAGATAATCAAGGGAGTTTTAAACTCCGCTCATATCATACAAACTAGCGACGACAGCGTTTTATGTATGGTACGAAACATCAGTAACATAGGTGAGGTAGACGATGCTGTTTTTTTAGAAGACAACAGAGAGAAACTTAACGACTTGAAAAGTAGACTGCAAGTATGCCAAGAACCAAAGGTAGAGTACTGCGAGTTAAACGCCAAGCTTGTAAAAAAAGAAGAGCAGTTCAAGCCTGACAAAGAGTACTTAGAAGACTATGCAATCGCCGTTAAAAGATTTTTAAAAGAGAAAATCGACAATGAGATAGGACAAGTGTCTTCGCAAACAGAAATGTTAGAAGATAAGATACATGAAAAGTTCAAGTCTGAAAGAGCAAAAGTTTTCATAGGTAGAGAAGATATCCTCGAGAAGATACAGAACTATGTAGAGAGTGAAGAGCAAAGTCCCTTTACAATATACGGAGAATCGGGAGTAGGGAAGTCTGCTCTTATGGCGAAGATCATAGCGACTATGGAAGAGACACTAGGTAGCACAAGAGTTCTCTATAGGTTTGTAGGCATCAGCGAACTCTCTTCTCAGCCAAAACAGTTGATAGATAACATGATATATACAATAGAGTCTTATATGGGAGATGAAAAAAGTGTAACGCCGAAAGACTACTCCCAGAGCATTAACCTTTTCATCAGAACGCTAAATAGGTTTTCGGAGCTCTCATCGGAAAAACTCGTAATCGTTATAGACGCTCTAGATCAGTTTGAGACGAAAAGTAGCTTGGAGTGGATAGAGTCGCAACTACCTAAAAACATAAAGATCATACTCTCGACACTCCCGTCTGAGTATGGAGACTACTACGGGATACTTAAGACTAAAGTCTCAAAAAAGAACATCTACAAAGTTGAAAAACTAAATGTCGTTGAGACTAGAGCTATAGTGGACGAATGGCTGAAGATAAACAAGAAAAAATTGACTCAGAAGCAGATGGAGCATTTACTAGCTCTCTTTGAAAAGAACGCGCTGCCGCTATACTTGAAGATCATATTTGACCAAGCTTTGAGTTGGAAGTCGTATGACAACGACTATAAAACGCTAAACGACGAAACCCTAGTAGAGGCCATACGAACGTACTTTAAAGAGTTGGAAGTGAAACACCACCACTCAAAGATGTTAGTTGAACATACTCTTGGTTATCTAAGTGCTTCTAAAAATGGTCTGAGCGAGCATGAACTTGTTAGTATACTCTCGTCTGACTACATAGTTATGGACGACATCTCCAACCCTTACCACAAACTCATCTCCACTTCGGGAGTAGACAAACTACCGGCTGCAGTATGGTCAAGACTATACTATGACCTACTCAAGTACTTCACATTTGTCGAGTTTGACGGTGTTTCGCTCATAAGCTTTTACCATAGAAAGATTAAAGAGTGCAGTAGAGACTACTACTATAGAACGAGTAAAGAGTTTTACCACACGAACTTGTTGGAGTACTTTTGGAACCAACCGCTCGTTCATGAAAAAAGTAGCGTGCTAAACTTTAGAAAATTGTCGGAACTTCCTTTTCACTGTCTAAAAAGCAACTCATACTCGAAGTTCATAGAGTTGTACCAAGTCGACTTTATGAGTAAAAAGGTGAACGCCGGACAAAAGGAGAATATGCTTCACGAGCTCTACGAATTTGTAGAGAGTCTTTTAAACAACGAAGAACTAAATGTAGAGTATAAAGACGAACTCATCGAAAAAGTAGTGCATACATTGTTCTCTTTTTTCATAGAGAAAGTAAAAGATCCGACGAGTCAGCTCATAAGTGTTGAAGACCTTCATGCCACTTATGTTTTTAAAAACAACGCGAAGTTGTACTTGAAGATACTAGAGGTGTTGGTAGCCGCGAAGGAGACTCAAAGTGAGTATAACTCGAATGTTATAGACTCATATATGGTGGCATTTAAAGCGAGAAAAGGAAACGTGCTTAGACGCGAGGCGAAGCTCAAAGAAGCAAATGAACTCTATGAAGAGATAATCGCTAACGACGGCATAAAAAAACTGCACAATCTAGAGCAGTCGACTATACTTTACGATGTAGGAACCATAGCTTACCTAAGAGGAGAGCCTGAAAAAGCATTAAAGTTTTTACAAGAGAGTATAAACGCAGCTGGTGATGGTGAAGTAAGTAGACAGATGAGTCTCATAAAGTATGGACAAGTAAGGTTTGTTTACTATAGAGACTATGAGCTGTTTGAAACTACACTAGGTACTGCGTTTGAAGTCTTTTGGAAGAGTAGGCTAGAGAACTTAAGTGCCAGAAGGTTTGTGAAGAACTTATACGCTCTATACTTTGACCTTTACTATGCTATGGAAGATGTAGAAAAAGCTAAACTCTACTTAGAGAAGTTTAAAAATGATGAAACATCGGTGTACAAAAGCATATGCTACATACCACAAGATAAGTCAGTTTATGAGAGCTCTGGGTGTACCGGTTTTACACCATACGAAGCGAGAATAAACATACTCGAAGGAAACTACGAAGAAGCAGTAGATATGTTTAAACGCTACATATACGACTATATGAGCGACTCTGATAGAGTAAATATAGAATTTATGGCAAAAGAGTACTTCGACTACTTAAAAGCTCTTAAAGAGCTTAACAGAATGGATGAATTTCACAAAGAATGTGAAATAGCACTAAAACTTCCAGATGAGCCGCTTAATGAGATATGGAAAAGGGAAATTTTGAAATTAAAAATATGA
- a CDS encoding NAD-binding protein — translation MNKLKQIVNEYKASPSVVYFLLENKPIAIGIIALLAFTLRFFLSFQTKDLLDSLSSALEFASIISASFIAILIYFKDFINKQLITSISVTKHTVVFGLGEFSTALLENDMHSQENKYIIFEKNMQNEKIEHFRKSGMGVVEGDVFDEEQLSKLNFDTMDYAVIALGNDRLNVELATLIMDYYATKEIKSPIKLVVHIINQDLNAVFHQNIVATSNKESQIDIQTFSFYEAAADTFFSENYVDGQTNEIIESSEGYNIAIVGDGELALNMIYQIAKLAHLPNENKLTIHLVDKNADVFRKKVIKRYSGIEHVLALEVVAKSSETIEFYDNEDLWFTNNLTHAVVCYDDEEKNIQIAIDLFNKTYIADAHDMKTRVSFAIFNAYKMSNKINVNKEAFKQFFTFGNVKEICTRENLLDEKNDLLSKLVHNAYADNYKPMDIHDLNDIEVLKKIHDKWYDSSKLSDKLSSKAQSKHIPMKLKALGLQQVKSQKSQNELLMINRAILDATLKQDRNSLNLDNERLQNYSHQLPKLWGSEEDKNSIDIMYFPQEYKTMFEKLIRAEHNRWNAFHYLNGWKYKEVKSKPKKEHDCLLPLKEFKKKELQLTILYDMYAILYIPNYLANAGYEIVEGKY, via the coding sequence AATTGTAAATGAGTATAAAGCTTCACCAAGTGTTGTGTATTTTTTACTTGAAAATAAACCTATAGCTATTGGAATTATTGCACTGTTAGCATTTACATTAAGGTTTTTTCTTTCTTTTCAGACTAAAGACCTTTTGGACTCGCTTTCTTCTGCCTTAGAGTTTGCATCGATAATATCTGCATCATTTATTGCTATTCTTATCTACTTTAAAGATTTTATAAATAAGCAGCTTATAACGAGTATATCTGTAACGAAACATACTGTAGTATTTGGGCTAGGGGAGTTTAGCACTGCTCTTTTAGAAAATGATATGCATTCACAAGAGAATAAATACATCATTTTTGAAAAGAATATGCAAAATGAAAAAATTGAACATTTCAGAAAGTCTGGCATGGGTGTTGTAGAAGGCGATGTATTTGATGAAGAGCAGCTCTCAAAACTAAACTTTGATACTATGGACTATGCAGTCATTGCGTTAGGCAATGACAGGCTTAATGTAGAGTTAGCTACCTTGATTATGGATTATTATGCGACTAAAGAAATAAAAAGCCCTATAAAGCTTGTCGTGCATATTATTAACCAAGACTTAAACGCAGTGTTTCATCAAAATATAGTTGCCACTTCAAATAAAGAGAGTCAAATAGACATACAAACATTTTCATTTTATGAAGCAGCTGCTGATACATTTTTTAGTGAAAATTATGTAGATGGACAAACAAATGAAATCATAGAAAGTAGTGAAGGTTATAATATTGCAATAGTCGGTGATGGTGAGTTAGCGCTAAACATGATTTATCAAATAGCGAAACTGGCTCACTTACCTAATGAAAACAAATTGACTATACACCTCGTGGATAAAAATGCGGATGTATTTAGAAAGAAAGTCATTAAAAGATACAGCGGTATCGAGCACGTGTTAGCACTTGAAGTAGTTGCTAAAAGTAGTGAGACGATAGAGTTCTACGATAACGAAGATCTGTGGTTTACGAACAACTTGACTCATGCCGTAGTCTGTTATGACGATGAAGAGAAAAATATTCAGATAGCTATAGATCTTTTTAACAAAACATATATAGCAGATGCTCATGATATGAAAACTCGCGTTAGCTTTGCAATATTTAACGCATATAAGATGAGTAATAAAATTAATGTTAACAAAGAGGCTTTCAAGCAGTTTTTCACATTTGGGAATGTTAAAGAGATATGTACTAGAGAAAACTTGTTAGATGAGAAAAATGACTTACTCTCAAAGCTAGTTCATAATGCATATGCGGATAATTACAAGCCTATGGATATTCATGACCTAAACGATATAGAAGTTCTAAAAAAGATTCATGACAAATGGTATGACTCCTCAAAATTAAGCGACAAACTCTCTAGTAAAGCACAAAGTAAACACATACCTATGAAGTTAAAAGCTTTGGGGCTACAACAAGTTAAATCCCAAAAGAGTCAGAATGAATTGCTTATGATAAATAGAGCTATTCTCGATGCTACATTGAAGCAAGATAGAAATAGTCTAAACTTGGATAATGAGCGACTTCAAAACTACTCTCATCAATTACCTAAGTTATGGGGAAGTGAGGAGGATAAAAATAGCATTGATATAATGTACTTTCCACAAGAGTATAAAACAATGTTTGAAAAACTCATACGAGCTGAACACAACCGTTGGAATGCATTTCATTACTTAAACGGATGGAAGTATAAAGAAGTGAAATCAAAACCAAAAAAAGAACATGACTGTCTCCTGCCACTAAAAGAGTTTAAAAAGAAAGAACTTCAACTAACTATTTTATATGACATGTATGCAATCTTATATATCCCTAACTATTTGGCTAATGCTGGGTATGAGATAGTTGAAGGTAAATATTGA